The genomic window TCCCAAAGCTGATTGGATAAAGCGCTTAGGAAGAAAGCGAGGTGCACATCATGGAGCATTCATTATTGGGATGGATTCTCATCGGAATCATCGCCGGATGGCTGGCAGGAACCATCACTCGTGGCGGAGGCTTTGGCTTGATTGCCGACCTCTTCCTGGGCCTGATCGGAGCCGTGCTGGGAGGCTGGATTTTCAGCCGCCTGGGCATCGGGTTCGGAGGTTTTATTGGCAGCCTGGCCGCAGCTACGGTAGGAGCGGTGACTCTGGTAGGCGGAGCGCGGCTGGTTGCCAGAGCTTGATCGCAACCGGATGGGCGCAAGGCGCAGGGATGTAGCAAGCTTCGTCTCGCCATGCGAGAATGAAAACGTCCCCTCATGTCCACCGCCGCTGAGCGCCCCGCCATCACTCCGGAGGTCGTGGAAGAGCACGGCCTGACTCCGGAGGAGTATCAGAA from Terriglobales bacterium includes these protein-coding regions:
- a CDS encoding GlsB/YeaQ/YmgE family stress response membrane protein, with translation MEHSLLGWILIGIIAGWLAGTITRGGGFGLIADLFLGLIGAVLGGWIFSRLGIGFGGFIGSLAAATVGAVTLVGGARLVARA